GATCGCAAGACGCACCGCTATAGGTCATCCCGAGCGACCAGGCGCCGCTGGGGAATAGGATCAAGGAAATAGCGGCGACCGGCGTGCGCTATGGCTATCGCCGTATTCACGTGCTGCTTCGGCGCGAAGGCTGCCCGGTCAATGTGAAGCGGGTTCACCGCCTTTGTCGTTTGGAAGGCCTTGATTTACGGGCCAAAAGACCCCGTCGCCATGTCAAGGCCGCACGGCGTGTGGAGCCGCCGCTGCGTTAGCGTTGCGAGCGGGCCACGGGTGTTTTCGGTTGCCGGAGGGCAGTGGTCGTTCAGCCTCGATCTGCCATGTAGGTTGGCTGGTGGTGTTCGCGCAGCGCGACCAC
The window above is part of the Novosphingobium sp. 9U genome. Proteins encoded here:
- a CDS encoding IS3 family transposase: MGNRIKEIAATGVRYGYRRIHVLLRREGCPVNVKRVHRLCRLEGLDLRAKRPRRHVKAARRVEPPLR